The following are encoded together in the Actinomycetota bacterium genome:
- a CDS encoding ATPase has product MGATGRGTADNHRVPTGIAGLDEMLGGGLLFNSVAVVKGAPGTGKSCIGMEFISRGAKEYGEPGLIITFEEFPRQLYRDALSIGFDLRELEHEGMLRTIFTTPAVFLREIQQPGGIFDRTIEEVSARRVFVDSMTQLERITQDPVQLREIMYTFLNGLLRYEITAVVTQEDAFITGNMSVAEAGLSYIVDTIIQLRYVEISSSIDRALFVLKHRASDHDKRIRRMSITPEGVKVEAAFEGREGILSGNPYVTRRLKKAEEFFK; this is encoded by the coding sequence TTGGGCGCAACCGGAAGAGGAACGGCGGACAACCATAGAGTGCCGACGGGGATAGCCGGGCTTGACGAGATGCTCGGCGGCGGGCTGCTCTTCAACTCCGTAGCGGTGGTCAAGGGCGCGCCCGGGACGGGCAAGAGCTGCATCGGCATGGAGTTCATCTCCCGCGGGGCGAAGGAATACGGAGAGCCGGGCCTGATCATAACCTTCGAGGAATTCCCGCGCCAGCTTTACAGGGACGCGCTGTCCATCGGTTTCGACCTGCGCGAGCTAGAGCATGAAGGTATGCTGCGCACCATCTTCACCACCCCCGCGGTCTTCCTGCGCGAGATCCAGCAGCCGGGAGGCATCTTCGACCGCACCATCGAGGAGGTATCGGCGCGACGGGTTTTCGTTGACTCCATGACCCAACTGGAGCGCATCACCCAGGACCCGGTGCAGCTGCGCGAGATCATGTACACCTTTCTCAACGGCCTGCTGCGCTACGAGATTACCGCGGTGGTGACCCAGGAGGACGCCTTCATAACCGGAAACATGTCCGTGGCGGAGGCGGGGCTTTCCTATATCGTGGATACCATAATCCAGCTGCGCTACGTGGAGATAAGCTCGAGCATCGACCGAGCCCTTTTCGTGCTCAAGCACCGCGCCTCCGATCACGACAAGCGCATCAGGCGCATGTCCATAACCCCGGAAGGGGTGAAGGTGGAGGCGGCATTCGAGGGGCGCGAGGGCATTCTGAGCGGCAATCCCTACGTGACCAGACGGCTCAAGAAAGCCGAGGAGTTCTTCAAGTAG